A genome region from Streptomyces antimycoticus includes the following:
- a CDS encoding bifunctional 3'-5' exonuclease/DNA polymerase: protein MRWAAAETDDGGVRLCPLDPQGKAAGPVVEVTAAQGGIAEAVRSRPEADRWVWRSTAEVYPRLLAAGVRVERAYDIEAAEALLLGHEGRSGAPRSLAAAWARLRGLPVPEDPPPRAAGGQPSLFEPGPPPLPPGADPLEALLAVYAEQLVRTEAAEHPDRMRLLTTAESAGMLIAAEMRRAGVPWSAERHRELLDELLGERYPGGLEPQRLVELADEVSRAFGTRVRPDLPAEVVKAFARAGIALGSTRAWELERIDHPAVEPLLRYKKLYRLHTAHGWAWLQSWVREGRFRPEYLPGGTVSGRWTTNGGGALQIPKVVRRAVVADPGWRLVVADADQMEPRVLAAISRDPGLMEVAGSGRDLYATLSDRAFSGRRELAKLALLGAVYGQTSGDGLKHLAALRRRFPAAVAYVDDAARAGEEGRLVRTWLGRTCPPVGGAEEPADEAGLPREQEEPSYGSTASARARGRFTRNFVVQGSAADWALLMLAALRRSLSGAGLRAEIVFFQHDEVIVHCPQEEAEAVREAIAEAGETAGRIAFGPTPVRFPLTMAAVECYADAK, encoded by the coding sequence ATGAGGTGGGCGGCGGCGGAGACGGACGACGGGGGTGTTCGTCTCTGCCCGCTCGACCCCCAGGGAAAGGCCGCCGGACCGGTAGTGGAGGTCACGGCGGCCCAGGGCGGGATCGCCGAGGCCGTGCGTTCCCGCCCCGAGGCCGACCGATGGGTCTGGCGGTCCACCGCCGAGGTCTATCCGCGGCTGCTGGCCGCCGGGGTCCGGGTTGAGCGGGCCTATGACATCGAGGCGGCCGAGGCGCTGCTCCTCGGCCATGAGGGGCGCTCGGGCGCACCGCGTTCGCTCGCCGCCGCCTGGGCCCGGCTGCGCGGGCTGCCCGTCCCCGAGGATCCGCCGCCCCGGGCGGCCGGAGGCCAGCCGTCGCTGTTCGAGCCCGGTCCGCCGCCGCTGCCGCCGGGCGCCGACCCGCTGGAGGCGCTGCTGGCGGTGTACGCGGAGCAGCTGGTCCGTACGGAGGCGGCCGAGCACCCGGACCGGATGCGGCTGCTGACCACCGCCGAGTCCGCGGGGATGCTGATCGCCGCCGAGATGCGGCGGGCCGGGGTGCCCTGGAGCGCGGAGCGCCATCGGGAGCTGCTGGACGAGCTGCTCGGCGAGCGCTATCCGGGCGGTCTGGAGCCGCAGCGCCTGGTCGAGCTGGCCGACGAGGTCTCGCGTGCCTTCGGCACCCGGGTCCGGCCCGATCTGCCCGCCGAGGTCGTCAAGGCGTTCGCCCGCGCGGGCATCGCGCTCGGCTCGACCCGCGCCTGGGAGCTCGAGCGGATCGACCACCCCGCCGTGGAGCCGCTGCTGCGCTACAAGAAGCTCTACCGGCTGCACACGGCCCATGGCTGGGCCTGGCTCCAGTCCTGGGTGCGCGAGGGCCGCTTCCGCCCGGAGTACCTGCCCGGCGGCACCGTCTCCGGCCGCTGGACGACGAACGGCGGCGGGGCGCTGCAGATCCCCAAGGTGGTGCGGCGCGCGGTGGTGGCCGATCCGGGGTGGCGGCTGGTGGTGGCCGACGCCGACCAGATGGAGCCCCGGGTGCTCGCCGCGATCTCCCGCGACCCCGGGCTGATGGAGGTCGCGGGCAGCGGCCGGGATCTGTACGCGACGCTGTCCGACCGTGCCTTCTCCGGCCGCCGCGAGCTGGCCAAGCTGGCGCTGCTGGGCGCGGTGTACGGCCAGACCTCCGGCGACGGCCTGAAGCATCTCGCCGCCCTGCGGCGGCGCTTCCCGGCGGCGGTGGCGTATGTGGACGACGCGGCCCGCGCGGGCGAGGAGGGCCGGCTGGTGCGCACCTGGCTCGGCCGCACCTGCCCGCCCGTGGGCGGCGCCGAGGAGCCGGCCGACGAGGCGGGGCTGCCGCGGGAGCAGGAGGAGCCGTCGTACGGCAGCACCGCGAGCGCCCGCGCGCGGGGCCGGTTCACCCGGAACTTCGTGGTGCAGGGCAGCGCCGCCGACTGGGCCCTGCTGATGCTCGCCGCGCTGCGGCGGTCGCTGAGCGGGGCGGGGCTGCGCGCGGAGATCGTCTTCTTCCAGCACGACGAGGTGATCGTGCACTGCCCCCAGGAGGAGGCCGAAGCGGTCCGGGAGGCGATCGCCGAGGCGGGCGAGACGGCCGGGCGGATCGCCTTCGGACCGACACCGGTGCGGTTTCCCCTCACCATGGCCGCGGTGGAGTGCTACGCGGACGCGAAGTAG
- a CDS encoding DUF397 domain-containing protein: protein MAAADLQGVVWQKSRHSNSQGSCVEFAKLPGGNVAVRNSRFPDGPALIYTPAEVEAMLLGAKDGEFDHLARDSAGMG, encoded by the coding sequence ATGGCGGCCGCGGACCTCCAGGGGGTCGTCTGGCAGAAGAGCAGACACAGTAACTCCCAGGGTTCCTGTGTCGAGTTCGCCAAACTGCCCGGTGGGAACGTGGCCGTCCGCAACTCCCGGTTCCCCGACGGACCGGCGCTGATCTACACCCCGGCCGAGGTCGAGGCGATGCTGCTCGGTGCCAAGGACGGCGAGTTCGACCATCTTGCGCGCGATTCTGCCGGTATGGGCTGA
- a CDS encoding glycoside hydrolase family 5 protein, giving the protein MNSPMDQNNAPTTETKRAPRSQRLRFGIAAAVVAAAAVGGTVTAFAVNNTDGQSATTTSAAGAKATGAGAEGPLSTKKSEIVDANGKKVVLTGVNWFGFETGTYAPHGLWTRNWESMLDQMAKQGFNTMRLPYANEMFKSSAKPNGIDWHKNPDLKGLTPQQIMDKIVKGATDRGIRVILDQHRPDQYGQSELWYSQSLTEKQWLDDWVKLAKRYKNNDRVIGADLHNEPRGQATWGDGNPKTDWQLAATKAGNAIHKVNKDWLIFVEGTDRHKNEQFWWGGDLQGVKKHPVKLNEPNKVVYSAHDYGPGVYNQNWFMAKDFPKNMPAIWDKHWAYIKKQNIAPLLMGEFGGKKTAGKSSEAVWQNALMDYLKKHQISYTYWTWNPDSGDTGGVLKNDWKTIDQNKMKMLSKYQTPLLEAKKGK; this is encoded by the coding sequence ATGAATTCCCCCATGGACCAGAACAACGCCCCGACCACCGAGACCAAGCGCGCGCCGCGCTCGCAGCGTCTCCGCTTCGGTATCGCCGCGGCCGTCGTCGCTGCTGCTGCCGTGGGTGGCACTGTCACCGCTTTCGCGGTGAACAACACCGATGGCCAGTCGGCCACCACCACCTCCGCCGCCGGGGCCAAGGCCACCGGTGCGGGCGCCGAGGGCCCGCTGTCCACGAAGAAGAGCGAGATCGTGGACGCCAACGGCAAGAAGGTCGTCCTGACCGGTGTGAACTGGTTCGGTTTCGAGACCGGCACCTACGCGCCGCACGGCCTGTGGACCCGTAACTGGGAGTCCATGCTGGACCAGATGGCCAAGCAGGGCTTCAACACGATGCGTCTGCCGTACGCGAACGAGATGTTCAAGTCGTCGGCCAAGCCCAACGGCATCGACTGGCACAAGAACCCCGATCTGAAGGGCCTCACTCCCCAGCAGATCATGGACAAGATCGTGAAGGGTGCCACCGACCGCGGCATCCGCGTGATCCTGGACCAGCACCGTCCGGACCAGTACGGCCAGAGTGAGCTGTGGTACTCCCAGAGCCTCACCGAGAAGCAGTGGCTGGACGACTGGGTCAAGCTGGCCAAGCGCTACAAGAACAACGACCGGGTGATCGGCGCCGACCTCCACAATGAGCCGCGTGGCCAGGCCACGTGGGGCGACGGCAACCCGAAGACGGACTGGCAGCTCGCGGCCACCAAGGCCGGTAACGCCATCCACAAGGTCAACAAGGACTGGCTGATCTTCGTCGAGGGTACGGACCGCCACAAGAACGAGCAGTTCTGGTGGGGCGGTGACCTCCAGGGTGTGAAGAAGCACCCGGTGAAGCTCAATGAGCCGAACAAGGTCGTCTACTCGGCCCACGACTACGGTCCGGGCGTCTACAACCAGAACTGGTTCATGGCGAAGGACTTCCCGAAGAACATGCCGGCCATCTGGGACAAGCACTGGGCGTACATCAAGAAGCAGAACATCGCCCCGCTGCTGATGGGTGAGTTCGGTGGTAAGAAGACCGCCGGTAAGAGCTCCGAGGCCGTGTGGCAGAACGCCCTGATGGACTACCTCAAGAAGCACCAGATCAGCTACACCTACTGGACCTGGAACCCGGACTCGGGTGACACCGGCGGTGTGCTGAAGAACGACTGGAAGACCATCGACCAGAACAAGATGAAGATGCTGTCCAAGTACCAGACGCCTCTGCTGGAGGCGAAGAAGGGGAAGTAA
- a CDS encoding RNA polymerase sigma factor, which produces MADPDADQQRMFAQYVLPEVEVLLRVAMSLTTQRADAEDLVQDTLLRAYRAVGRFDGRHPRAWLLTIMRHAEVSRRRQRRPRLLDDPDTELERLAPARDATPEELVVDTTFDEAVDAAFTALPLRDQQVVRLVHVDGLSYAEAAQVLDVPKGTVMSRLHRARKRIRNQLLDAGVESERGGA; this is translated from the coding sequence GTGGCTGACCCGGACGCCGATCAGCAGCGCATGTTCGCTCAGTATGTGCTGCCCGAGGTCGAGGTGCTGCTGCGCGTGGCCATGTCACTGACCACCCAGCGAGCCGACGCCGAGGATCTCGTGCAGGACACGTTACTACGGGCGTACCGGGCAGTCGGCCGTTTTGACGGGAGACATCCACGGGCCTGGCTGCTCACGATCATGCGGCATGCGGAGGTCAGCCGGCGCCGCCAGCGCCGGCCGCGGCTGCTCGACGATCCGGATACGGAGCTGGAGCGGCTGGCCCCGGCCCGGGACGCGACACCGGAGGAACTGGTGGTCGACACGACGTTCGACGAGGCCGTGGACGCCGCGTTCACGGCGCTTCCGCTGCGGGACCAGCAGGTGGTGCGGCTGGTGCATGTGGACGGGCTGTCGTACGCGGAGGCCGCACAGGTGCTGGACGTCCCCAAGGGGACGGTGATGAGCAGGCTGCACCGGGCGCGCAAGCGGATCCGGAACCAGCTGCTGGACGCGGGAGTGGAATCGGAGCGAGGTGGCGCATGA
- a CDS encoding S8 family serine peptidase yields MTVAVIGTGVDATHPDLRGRVVRGKDFAGGTGGFGTRDGGKAAEQSTHAAGIIAGTGRNYRGDGVYGLAPQAKVMPLRVYRDGKALPDPTAKAIRHAVGQGARVIDLAVSFKRPTPALRSAVKYAVAKDAVIVAGAGDNGKEGNKPTYPAALPGVVAVVATDKKGAVWTSSHHGGKTLLAAPGVSILTTSGNSDYWTGDGTGFAAPWVAAGAALLRSEHPRWNANQVVQKLIDTADRKGSAGHDPRYGYGVIAPAKALADRAAPPASAELSAPRRHPAATPAASADNDKTDGDESALVTIGVVAGVLVVLAVLAVVLISRRRPPPDNSHNG; encoded by the coding sequence GTGACCGTGGCGGTCATCGGCACCGGGGTCGACGCAACACATCCGGATCTGCGCGGGCGCGTGGTCCGCGGAAAGGATTTCGCGGGCGGCACCGGCGGCTTCGGCACCCGGGACGGCGGCAAGGCGGCAGAGCAGTCCACCCATGCCGCCGGAATCATCGCCGGCACCGGCCGCAATTACCGCGGCGACGGGGTGTACGGCCTCGCGCCCCAGGCCAAGGTGATGCCGCTCCGCGTCTACCGCGACGGAAAGGCCCTCCCCGACCCCACCGCGAAGGCCATACGCCACGCGGTCGGCCAGGGCGCCCGCGTCATCGATCTGGCCGTCTCCTTCAAGCGTCCGACCCCCGCGCTGCGGTCCGCGGTGAAGTACGCCGTCGCCAAGGACGCCGTGATCGTGGCCGGCGCGGGCGACAACGGCAAGGAGGGCAACAAGCCCACCTACCCGGCCGCCCTTCCCGGGGTGGTCGCCGTGGTGGCCACCGACAAGAAGGGCGCCGTCTGGACCTCTTCCCACCACGGTGGGAAGACCCTCCTGGCCGCACCCGGCGTCTCCATCCTCACCACCTCCGGCAACAGCGACTACTGGACCGGCGACGGCACCGGCTTCGCGGCGCCCTGGGTCGCGGCGGGCGCCGCGCTGCTGCGCTCGGAGCACCCCCGCTGGAACGCCAACCAGGTCGTCCAGAAGCTGATCGACACCGCCGACCGCAAGGGCTCCGCGGGCCATGACCCGCGCTATGGATACGGGGTGATCGCCCCGGCCAAGGCGCTGGCGGACCGGGCCGCACCACCGGCCTCCGCCGAGCTCTCCGCCCCCCGCCGCCATCCGGCCGCGACCCCGGCCGCCTCCGCCGACAACGACAAAACCGACGGGGATGAATCCGCGCTGGTCACGATAGGGGTGGTGGCCGGAGTCCTGGTGGTGCTCGCGGTGCTGGCGGTGGTGCTCATCAGCCGGCGCAGGCCCCCGCCCGACAACTCCCACAACGGCTGA
- a CDS encoding response regulator transcription factor: MHRVLVVEHHPLVLSALADLVVEEPGLELSGIAGSAREAISLANHMQPDVVLIDVDERGRQTQRLVRLIGELLPSARIVRLTAVSDPQMECLESPTNNPSILKTAVPEFLRSITE; this comes from the coding sequence ATGCACAGAGTTCTCGTCGTGGAGCACCACCCACTGGTGTTGAGTGCTCTCGCCGATCTCGTTGTCGAGGAGCCCGGACTGGAGCTATCCGGAATTGCAGGGTCGGCCCGAGAAGCAATTTCTCTGGCCAACCACATGCAGCCGGATGTGGTGCTGATCGACGTGGATGAGCGCGGCCGGCAAACGCAGCGGCTGGTCCGCCTGATCGGCGAACTCCTACCGTCCGCGCGGATTGTCCGGCTGACCGCAGTCTCCGACCCGCAGATGGAATGTCTGGAATCTCCGACGAACAACCCCAGCATCCTCAAGACCGCAGTACCCGAATTCCTCAGGAGCATCACCGAATGA
- a CDS encoding sigma-70 family RNA polymerase sigma factor: MSNSGQVLEVQVHDDAAVADERPSRSRRGTPDEHLMRALYQEHAGPLLAFVLRLVAGDRHRAEDVVQETLVRAWRNADQLSRATGSIRPWLVTVARRIVIDGHRSRQARPQEVDPSPLELMPAEDEIDRALRLMTLTDAMQDLSDAHREVLVETYFKGRTVNEAAQTLGIPSGTVRSRVFYALRSMKLALEERGVTA; the protein is encoded by the coding sequence ATGTCCAACTCAGGTCAGGTCCTGGAGGTTCAGGTGCACGACGACGCCGCCGTGGCCGATGAGCGTCCGTCAAGATCCCGGCGTGGTACGCCGGACGAGCACCTCATGCGCGCGCTCTACCAGGAGCACGCCGGGCCGTTGCTCGCGTTCGTCCTGCGGCTGGTCGCGGGCGACCGTCACCGCGCCGAGGACGTCGTCCAGGAAACCCTGGTGCGCGCCTGGCGGAACGCCGACCAGCTGTCCCGGGCCACCGGCTCCATCCGGCCCTGGCTGGTCACGGTCGCCCGGCGGATCGTGATCGACGGACACCGCAGCCGGCAGGCCCGGCCGCAGGAGGTCGACCCCTCCCCGTTGGAACTCATGCCCGCGGAGGACGAGATCGACCGTGCACTGCGGCTCATGACCCTGACCGACGCGATGCAGGACCTCAGCGACGCCCATCGCGAAGTGCTGGTCGAGACCTACTTCAAGGGCCGGACCGTCAACGAGGCGGCCCAGACCCTCGGCATACCCAGCGGGACGGTACGGTCCCGGGTCTTCTACGCGCTGCGCTCCATGAAGCTCGCGCTCGAGGAGAGAGGAGTAACGGCATGA
- a CDS encoding signal peptidase II: MMKPHPATGRLFFPLVALVVIVADQLSKAMALAAWSGTAGPQARFGPFCALLVRNTGVAFGLGHSRPALIVVITLAGAVATLGAAGAGLRVRGRGAALGLGLIAGGAMGNGADRMIRSPGPLRGAVIDWITLDARGPVFNLADVALITGTLLTAALLLRRTSRERAVALPGGGVEPDPIVSLRPCAPRPDPPPDPTPAPSLGPSPAPARPPSAPPRAPSPSPGPAPSAPPPSPAPGSPARRGTPRNP, translated from the coding sequence ATGATGAAGCCCCATCCGGCGACCGGCCGGCTGTTCTTCCCCCTGGTCGCGCTCGTCGTGATCGTGGCCGATCAGCTCAGCAAGGCGATGGCGCTGGCCGCCTGGAGCGGCACCGCCGGGCCACAGGCCCGGTTCGGCCCGTTCTGCGCGCTGCTGGTGCGCAACACCGGGGTCGCCTTCGGCCTGGGCCACAGCCGGCCCGCGCTGATCGTCGTGATCACGCTCGCGGGCGCGGTGGCCACGCTGGGTGCGGCCGGTGCGGGGCTGCGGGTCCGCGGGCGGGGCGCGGCGCTGGGGCTGGGGCTGATCGCCGGGGGAGCGATGGGGAACGGCGCCGACCGGATGATCCGGTCGCCGGGCCCGCTGCGCGGCGCCGTCATCGACTGGATCACGCTGGACGCCCGTGGGCCGGTGTTCAACCTCGCCGATGTGGCCCTGATCACCGGGACCCTGCTCACCGCGGCCCTGCTGCTGCGCAGAACCTCGCGCGAACGGGCCGTCGCGCTGCCCGGCGGAGGTGTGGAGCCCGACCCGATCGTCAGCCTCCGGCCTTGTGCACCGCGCCCTGATCCGCCTCCCGATCCGACCCCGGCACCCTCCCTGGGACCGTCTCCGGCTCCGGCTCGGCCTCCGTCGGCACCGCCCCGGGCACCGTCTCCGTCCCCGGGACCGGCTCCGTCGGCGCCGCCTCCGTCCCCGGCTCCCGGCTCTCCCGCTCGGCGAGGGACTCCGCGAAATCCCTGA
- a CDS encoding zf-HC2 domain-containing protein, which yields MTAQTHHSGHDAVGAYVLGVLDEAEATYFEEHLAGCDRCGRQLDELTGLEPLLADLAADIPGIHGSPGRTQLTGHTPHAFSATPNAIETLTARPGPALLQRMVGEVAVSRAKRRRRGLYLVAAAAALIVGGPVGTIAVTSGGSDSSVTAAPNESALFAGMPDKVQGTDPDTKVDAAVALEDKMWGTDAVLRLKNLKGPLDCSLIAVSKDGHEQTMMTWSVPEWGYGIEDSPKAEARDPLWAHGGAGMKRADIERFEVRTAEGKRLVSLNV from the coding sequence ATGACAGCGCAGACGCACCACTCGGGACATGACGCCGTTGGCGCGTATGTGCTCGGCGTGCTCGACGAGGCGGAGGCCACCTACTTCGAGGAGCATCTGGCCGGCTGCGACCGGTGCGGACGGCAGCTCGACGAGCTGACCGGACTGGAACCCCTGCTGGCCGATCTGGCGGCCGACATCCCCGGGATCCACGGCAGCCCCGGGCGGACCCAGCTGACGGGCCACACGCCACATGCCTTCAGCGCCACTCCCAACGCCATCGAGACCCTCACCGCGCGCCCCGGTCCGGCGCTGCTCCAGCGCATGGTCGGCGAGGTGGCCGTATCCCGCGCCAAGCGGCGGCGGCGCGGGCTGTACCTGGTCGCGGCGGCGGCCGCCCTGATCGTCGGCGGTCCGGTCGGCACCATCGCGGTCACCTCCGGCGGCTCGGACAGCTCCGTGACCGCCGCCCCCAACGAGAGCGCCCTCTTCGCCGGAATGCCCGACAAGGTGCAGGGCACCGACCCGGACACCAAGGTGGACGCGGCGGTCGCGCTGGAGGACAAGATGTGGGGCACCGACGCCGTGCTGCGGCTGAAGAACCTCAAGGGCCCCCTGGACTGCAGCCTGATCGCGGTCTCCAAGGACGGCCACGAGCAGACGATGATGACCTGGTCCGTGCCCGAATGGGGGTACGGGATCGAGGACAGTCCCAAGGCGGAGGCGAGAGATCCGCTGTGGGCCCACGGCGGCGCGGGCATGAAGCGTGCCGACATCGAACGCTTCGAGGTCCGTACGGCCGAGGGAAAGCGCCTGGTCTCCCTGAACGTCTGA
- a CDS encoding glycoside hydrolase family 6 protein — translation MITKLCARVRRPRPPAGGRKPRWAGRGIAQLIVMVLVVEVVMAATTVQALFMGPVRQPNGKPSLPVAKPFFPATTRFYTDPHNPAATWVRDHPHDRRASAIAERIAAEPQAAWLTETNESLIEERTRSLVRTAAAQRRLPVLVPYTIPQRDCEQLSSGGAGDTAAYGRWSEALTRGIGDGRAIVILEPDALAHMSCLKRRQQAERFAALSYAARALQRGAPRARVYYDAGNSGWQPARTMADRLRRAGIERYGDGIAVNVSNFNATADEVRYGLSVIRELRRPRLGVVVDTSRNGAGPTRKHSFCDPPGRKLGRPPTAATGIPGIDAFLWVKQPGQADGCAAGAGMFLPGYAYRLTR, via the coding sequence ATGATCACGAAACTGTGCGCACGCGTCCGCCGCCCCCGCCCGCCGGCCGGCGGGCGTAAGCCCAGGTGGGCGGGGCGGGGCATCGCCCAGCTGATCGTGATGGTGCTGGTGGTGGAGGTGGTGATGGCGGCGACCACCGTGCAGGCCCTGTTCATGGGCCCGGTGCGGCAGCCGAACGGCAAGCCGTCACTCCCCGTGGCCAAGCCGTTCTTCCCGGCGACGACCCGCTTCTACACCGACCCCCACAACCCGGCCGCGACCTGGGTGCGGGACCATCCGCACGACCGGCGCGCGTCGGCCATCGCCGAGCGGATCGCCGCCGAGCCCCAGGCCGCCTGGCTCACCGAGACCAATGAGTCCCTGATCGAGGAGCGGACCCGGTCCCTGGTCCGCACCGCCGCCGCCCAGCGACGGCTGCCGGTGCTGGTCCCGTACACCATCCCGCAGCGCGACTGCGAGCAGCTGAGCTCCGGCGGCGCCGGGGATACGGCCGCCTACGGGCGCTGGAGCGAGGCCCTCACCCGGGGGATAGGGGACGGGCGCGCCATCGTCATCCTCGAACCGGACGCGCTGGCCCATATGAGCTGTCTCAAGCGGCGGCAGCAGGCGGAGCGGTTCGCGGCGCTGTCGTACGCCGCGCGGGCGCTCCAGCGGGGGGCGCCACGGGCCCGGGTCTACTACGACGCCGGGAACTCCGGATGGCAGCCCGCGCGCACCATGGCCGATCGGCTGCGGCGGGCCGGTATAGAGCGGTACGGGGACGGGATAGCGGTCAACGTCTCCAACTTCAACGCCACCGCCGACGAGGTGCGCTACGGACTCTCCGTGATCAGGGAGCTGCGCCGGCCCCGGCTGGGGGTCGTGGTGGACACCAGCCGCAATGGGGCGGGGCCCACGCGGAAGCACAGCTTCTGCGACCCGCCGGGCCGCAAGCTGGGCAGGCCCCCCACCGCCGCCACCGGCATCCCCGGTATCGACGCCTTCCTGTGGGTCAAGCAGCCGGGGCAGGCGGACGGCTGTGCCGCCGGTGCGGGCATGTTCCTCCCCGGGTACGCGTACCGGCTGACGCGCTGA
- a CDS encoding rod shape-determining protein has translation MTISLEALRRCSIAVDLGAARTRVYLRRTGLIVDEPTVAAVNTHTGGLIAVGALAERMTGRTPEHIRVVRPVSNGTVVDIEMAQRMLRLLLGNKLRRAWRRRPLVSAAVCVQHDADPLAQRAAVETLTGIGAKRVELVDTLIAAAVGCGLPVERPEATMIVVCGAATTQVAVLSLGSIVAAERVPVGGETVDHAVVQYLRNEHALMLPSQAVRPLHLLLKNGADGAPAVPSTEVHGRDVATGLARTVRIDVGSVRSAIRTPLTGVLDAIGTVLRRCPPDLVADLADRGIMLAGGSAVLPGFDTMLREATGMPLNIADHPDVCAVEGLGAMLDGKVQPLLLNAMVS, from the coding sequence ATGACCATCAGCCTCGAGGCACTGCGCCGCTGCTCCATCGCCGTCGACCTCGGCGCGGCCAGAACGCGTGTCTACCTCAGGCGTACCGGGCTCATCGTCGACGAGCCGACCGTCGCCGCCGTGAACACCCACACCGGCGGGCTGATCGCGGTCGGCGCACTGGCCGAGCGGATGACCGGGCGGACGCCCGAGCACATCCGCGTCGTACGGCCGGTCTCCAACGGCACCGTCGTCGACATCGAGATGGCCCAGCGGATGCTGCGGCTGCTGCTGGGCAACAAGCTGCGGCGCGCCTGGCGGCGCCGCCCTCTGGTGAGCGCGGCCGTCTGCGTGCAGCACGACGCCGACCCGCTCGCCCAGCGCGCCGCCGTCGAGACGCTCACCGGTATCGGCGCCAAGCGGGTCGAGCTGGTGGACACCCTGATCGCCGCCGCCGTGGGCTGTGGTCTGCCGGTGGAACGGCCCGAGGCGACGATGATCGTGGTGTGCGGCGCGGCCACCACCCAGGTCGCGGTCCTGTCGCTGGGCTCGATCGTGGCCGCCGAGCGGGTGCCGGTGGGCGGGGAGACCGTGGACCACGCGGTCGTCCAGTATCTGCGCAATGAGCACGCGCTGATGCTGCCCAGCCAGGCCGTCCGCCCGCTGCATCTGCTGCTCAAGAACGGCGCGGACGGCGCACCGGCCGTGCCCAGCACCGAGGTGCACGGCCGGGACGTGGCCACGGGGCTCGCCCGGACCGTACGGATCGATGTCGGGAGCGTACGGAGCGCCATCCGCACCCCGCTCACCGGAGTGCTGGACGCCATCGGCACGGTGCTGCGCCGCTGTCCGCCCGATCTGGTGGCCGATCTCGCCGACCGCGGCATCATGCTGGCCGGCGGGAGCGCGGTGCTGCCCGGGTTCGACACGATGCTGCGGGAGGCCACCGGGATGCCGCTGAACATCGCCGACCACCCCGACGTCTGCGCGGTCGAGGGGCTCGGCGCGATGCTCGACGGCAAGGTGCAGCCCCTGCTGCTGAACGCCATGGTCTCCTGA
- a CDS encoding GtrA family protein, with protein sequence MQRFRTFSERTGEPDEEADTSAGNARKRTGMLFRALPVRNPMAGMPGLALRFAVVGGGGVLVNTVVLFVLYHWVGLPLLAASAIAVELAVVHNYLLNDRWTFAVGTPSLRRFIKFNISVLGGLGVNVLIVWSLVRGGTHLLLANCLGIAAAFAVNFASSTGWVWGRRSR encoded by the coding sequence ATGCAGCGTTTCCGAACGTTCAGCGAGCGCACCGGAGAGCCGGACGAAGAGGCGGATACCTCCGCCGGCAACGCCCGTAAGCGGACCGGAATGCTTTTCCGAGCCCTCCCGGTCCGGAACCCGATGGCCGGTATGCCCGGGCTGGCCCTTCGGTTCGCGGTCGTCGGCGGGGGCGGTGTGCTCGTGAACACGGTGGTCCTCTTCGTTCTCTATCACTGGGTCGGACTTCCGCTCCTGGCGGCGTCGGCGATAGCGGTGGAACTGGCCGTGGTGCACAACTATCTGCTGAACGACCGATGGACCTTCGCGGTCGGCACCCCGTCCCTCCGTCGATTCATCAAGTTCAATATCTCGGTCCTGGGCGGACTCGGGGTCAATGTGCTCATCGTCTGGTCACTGGTGCGCGGGGGAACGCATCTGCTGCTGGCGAATTGCCTCGGCATCGCGGCGGCTTTCGCGGTCAACTTCGCGTCGAGTACCGGATGGGTCTGGGGGAGGCGGAGCCGATGA